The Gloeobacter violaceus PCC 7421 DNA window GGTCGCGACTTACTAGAACCGGTCTCGGACGCCTCCGAGCAGCGCATCGTGCTCGCCGGGGTGAGCTGGAAAGAATACGAAATTCTGGGTGCCACCCTGGGACATCGGCCCGGCCTGCGAATGATCTACCTGGAAGGTGTCCTTGAGATCATAACGACTTCCCGCGAGCACGAAGCCCTCAAAAAAATCATCGCCCGGCTGCTGGAAGTCTATGCCCTGCAAAGAGACATTCCATTGTTCAGTTGCGGTTCGCCCACCTACCGCCGCGAGGCGGCGGCCCGCGGACTGGAGCCGGATGAGAGCTACTGCCTGGGTCAGCGGCGCGAGTTTCCGGATCTGGCAATCGAGGTGGTGATTACCAGCGGCGGCATCGACAAGTTGGAAGTCTATCGGGGACTTGGGGTGCAGGAGGTGTGGTTCTGGCAGGAGGGCCGCTTCAGCCTCCACGGGCTTGAGCAAGGCCGCTACGTCACCTTGAGCGGCAGCCGGCTGCTGGCGGATCTGGACCTGGCCATGCTGGCCCGCTTTGTGAACCCCGACAACGAGCCAAGGGCCGTCAAAGCTTTTCGCGATACCCTGCGGGAAGTGCGCTAAAATCCGATTTCGCCGATAAGGTGTGCCTTAGACCTGTTCAGGAAGACCATGCTGCGCTTTTTGACCGCCGGGGAGTCCCACGGGCCGGGGCTGACGATCATTGTCGAGGGCATCCCCGCCGACTTGCCCCTGTTGGCCGAAGACATCGACCGGGATCTGGCCCGCCGCCAGGTGGGTTTCGGCCGGGGCGGCCGGATGAGCATCGAGACCGATCGGGTCACCTTTCGGGGTGGCGTGCGGTTGGGCCGCACGATCGGTTCGCCCATCGCCATGACCCTCGAAAACCGCGACTTTAAAAACTGGGAAGTGCCGATGTCGGTTTCCCCTGTGGATCTCGACGACGAGGCGGTGCGCGCCCAACTGGAGGCCAAGCGCATCACCCGACTGCGCCCCGGCCACGCCGACTACCCGGGGGCGGTCAAGTACGGCCTCGCCGACGTGCGCAACATCCTGG harbors:
- a CDS encoding Uma2 family endonuclease, giving the protein MGRDLLEPVSDASEQRIVLAGVSWKEYEILGATLGHRPGLRMIYLEGVLEIITTSREHEALKKIIARLLEVYALQRDIPLFSCGSPTYRREAAARGLEPDESYCLGQRREFPDLAIEVVITSGGIDKLEVYRGLGVQEVWFWQEGRFSLHGLEQGRYVTLSGSRLLADLDLAMLARFVNPDNEPRAVKAFRDTLREVR